The sequence TACATGCATCACTATCAAATATATCTTTCCAGGTAAGCTCAGCTACCTTGCTTACACCAAAGCTTTCAGCTTCTTCATTTTCCATATCAATTGTGTCTATAGAGCCTTTTCTTCTCAAATCTGTGAAGAAGTAGTTTGCCGAAGTAGTAAGTATATGCCTAAATTTAATAAAAGGGATAGAAACGAAAAATCCCATTACAAGGAGTAAATGTATCCACCAGAATGATTTATGCATTGCAAGAAGGGTGCTTTCAGGCATATTTACATATGCTTTGGCAAACAGTAGACCAATCGGTGACCACTTAGCTAACTCTGGATTTTGGTTTAGCTCGGTTGCTGCCATTCTAAACCCTTCTATTACAAAACCGGTTATCAGTATTGCAAATAGTAAGCCGTGCATAATGTAATCATCTTTTGTAGTTTCAAGCCCTTTAGGTTTAAAGATAAATCTTCTTATTAAAAAACCTAAAAGCATAACAATTGCCACAAAACCGGCAATATCCAAAGCTAAAGAGAATATCTTATAAAATGTACCTTTTAGGAAAATTATTCCAAATAAAGGGTGTAAAAAGTCAGTTTGGATAAAAACCAGAGTAGTGCCTATTACAAGGATTAAAAAACCCCAAAAGAAAAATGCATGGAAAATCCCGGCAGGAGAATTTAAAACTTTTACCTGCCCAAGCACATTTTTCAGGGCAATATTTAACCTATCTGGCCAATCTGAATATCTGTCAAGTGATTTGCCTTGTTTGTATACGGCTGATCTTTTTATAAAGTTATAGACTATAGACCCAATAGCCAGTATGGCCAAAAGGTACATAGGAATTAATACACCATGTCCAACATTCCAATAAATCTGTCTAGTAGCTTCCATCTATTACTCCTATTTAAATAGCATTTTTGAAATAACTATTCTTTGAACTTCGTTTGTTCCTTCATAAATCTCAGTAATTTTGGCATCTCTAAACATTCTTTCTACTTCATATTCACAGATATATCCGTATCCACCATGAATTTGAATTGCTTCTTTAGTTACAAATGTAGCTGTTTCTGATGCGTACATTTTTGCCATCGCAGATTCTATTGCGTTAGTTTTTTTCATATCTTTAAGCCAAGCTGCTTTGTAAGTAATAAGCTTGCTTGCTTCAATCTTTGTAGCCATGTCAGCTATTTTAAATTGGATTGCCTGAAAAGCTGAAAGCGGTTTTCCAAACTGTTTTCTTTCCTGAGCATAAGCTAATGCTTTATCAAATGCACCTTCAGCAATACCAAGAGCCTGAGCAGCAATACCGATACGACCACCATTTAAAGTTTCCATCGCAATTTTAAATCCGTCACCCTCTTTTCCAAGTAGATTTTTCTTAGGTACTTTTACGTTATCAAGGGCAAAGGCAGTTGTATAACTTCCTCTGATACCTAATTTTTCTTCATTTTTAAGAATTTCAACCCCTTCAGACTCAAGATCAACAATAAAAGCTGAAATACCTTTGTGTTGCAAGCTCTTATCTTTTGTCGCAAAAACTACCCCAATCCCTTTAAATCCACCGTTTGTAATAAAAATTTTGCTGCCATTTATGATGTAGTTATCACCGTCCTCTTTGTATGTAGTAGAGATATTAGCTACATCACTACCTGCTTCGGGCTCAGTAAGAAGAATACAGCCGATTTTTTCGCCGCTTGCAAGCTTAGGTAAAAATTCTTTCTTTTGCTCTTCGTTTCCAAACTGATAAATTGGGTCACATGCAAGTGAGGTGTGAGCTGAAATCATTACACCTGTTGAGCCGCAAGCTTTTGATACTTCTTCCACAACTATAATATAAGAAAAGTAATCAAGTCCGGCACCACCGTATTCTTCAGGTATATATGTACCTAAAAAACCCATTTCACCGATTTTTTTCATCAGAGTTGAAGGTATTTCATGATTTTTGTCAATATCCATAGCTATAGGCCTTATTTCATTATTGACAAAATCTTTTACAGTGTCTCTCAATACTTTGTGGTCTTGAGATAATTCAAAATTCATAATTTATCCTCCTATAATCCTTTAAAGTTTGCTTTTCTTTTTTCCGTAAAGGCTGTCATCCCTTCTTTTTGATCTTCTGTGGCAAATAGATTTCCGAATAATGTGCTTTCATATCGATATGAATCTTCAAGAGGCATATTTATCCCATTTAATATTGCATCTTTGGCCGATGATATTGCTATGGATGAGTTGGAAGCGATTTTTTCAGCAGTCTTAATGGCATTTTCCAAAAGCTCATCTTTTGAACTGAATACCTCATTAATTATATTAAGCTGTTTGGCTTTTTCGGCTGTAATCATATTACCCGTAAAAATAAGTTCGCTAGCAATTTTTTCTCCAGTGATTCTTGAAAGGTTTTGTGTGCCTCCGAAACCAGGGATAATTCCAAGAGTTACTTCAGGAAAACCAAATTTTGCATTTTGGCTTGCGTAAATAATATCACATGCAAGTGCCATTTCAAAGCCTCCTCCAAGTGCGTATCCGTTAACAGCTGCGATTACAGGTTGTGACATTTTCCTTATTAATTTTAATATGTCGTGCCCTTTGCGAGAAAAATTGACAGCTTCTTGAACCGATAGATTTAACATCTCTTTTATATCTGCACCAGCCACAAAGGCCTTCTCGCCATCACCTGTGACAATTATCACTTTGATTTCTTTGTTTATGCTTGCTTCGTATAGTGCACATTCAAGTTCATCAAGGACTTTGCCATTAAGTGCATTAAGGGCATTAGGCCTTGAAATTGTCAAAGTCAAAATATTTTTATCTGTTTCAAGTTTAAGAAAGTCGTAATGCATATTTTCCCCCTTATGAAATATTATCACATAAATTGAGATAAATCTTTTTAACGTAAATGTCAAGTATAATATAACAGTATATCGAAGTAATTGAATAAAAATTCACTGTAACCAAAGGTATTTTTTTAACACTTTAATATTTATAGTTTATAATTGGTTGTGAAGGTGGAGTAACTTGTAAAAATATTGGTTAATTTTCTTGACAAAGAGAAAAAATACTATATAAAATTGAATGGATGTAATTAACGTTAAGGTAAAGTAAAAAAAGGTGTTCTGATTATGAAAATCGAAGGGAATGACTATTTTCAGATTGGTGAAGTAGCTACCATGCTTGGGGTGACAACCAGGACTATAAGGTATTATGAAGAGATTGGTCTTATGACCCACCCTAAGAGACTTGATGGCGGAATAAGAGTGTATGATAAGGATGATATTAAAAGATTGAAATTTATTCTTAAGTTAAAAGAGTTGGGAATTAGTTTAAAGGAGATGCAGGAATTGGCAGATATTTATAAGGTGCATCAGACACCTGATAATATTATGCCAAAACTCGTAGAGATTTTGGATGCTCATATTTCTAAGATTGATGCCAAAATAGCCAAGCTAGCGTCATTAAGAAATGATATACTTGAGTATAAAGCAAAAGTAATAGAGGTAACAAAATTAAAATTTGGGGGCTAGTTATGAAAAGATTATTAGTATTTCTGTTTGTGTTGGCTATTTTGCCAATATCAGGTTTTTCTTTAACTGTTGAGGGTGTCAATATCCCTGATAGTTATAGTTTTAACGGAAAAGACCTGGTGTTAAATGGTACAGGTTTGAGGAAAAAGTTTTTTGTTAAGGTTTATGTTGGGGCTCTATATCTTGAAAATAAGACAAAAGATGTTGGGTCTGTCATGAGTATGGATTCCAAGGTTATTAAGATGCACTTTTTGTATAAAAAAGTGGGTGCCGAAAAGATGAGAGAGGCTTTTGTTGAAGGTTTTGAAGATAATGGGATAAAAGATATTGACAGGTTTAGAGCTTTTATTGAGCTTTTTAATTTTGATGTGGTTAGCAGTGACGAGCTTGATTTGGTAATTATAGGTGATGCTTTAACGGTGCTATATAACGGTAAAAATATAGGCGTTTTTAATGATAAGATGCTGGCAGAAGCCGTTTTGAAAGTGTACTTTGGAGACAAACCTGCGGATAATGGTTTGAAAGAAGGGATGCTGGGAAATTAATATCGCTTAACTTGCTGAGGTGCGTAATTATTGTATCTTAGCAAGTTCTTTTTAGATAAACTCTATATGATAGATTTATTTCACAATATTTTTTGTATATTTTCAGATATGTATTTATTTGATATGATTATATGTGTAACTGATTAGTAATATAGATGATGAAAGTCAGATAATTGTATAGTTGCAAATCTCCTTAATAAGAAATAAATTCAATGGTATCGTGAAAAAAAATGTATTTATTTGTCTAAATCACGTGAATAGTTAAAATTCAGCACAGTAAATCAGTATGAAATTGTATATTTAATTGCTAAGTAGAAAAAAAATTAATAAATTATGCTAAAGATAATGAGCATACGTTAATTTAATTTCAAGTTAATCAAAAATTTTTTTAATGAAATAAATCAATTATAAGTGTTTTAGTATGTTTTATAACATTCTAATAAAGAACAATAAATAAATAATGAGCAAATGATTTAAAAATACATTCAAGTTAATCTAAACATATGTCAAAAAAAATACTTGCATATGCTCATTATATTGTATATTGTGTGAGACATAAAGAGCATATGACATAAAGATTGTATGCAACTTTAATGCTTGGCCAGGCATGCAAATTTAAAGTTTGGAGGTATTTTATGAGATCAAAATTTGTGATGCCATTAACTATTATTTTTCTGTTTGGAAGTGTATTAAATGGATTGGCAGTTGTGAAAATGTATGTTCCAGAGGTATTTAGGGGTGCATTTGCTGAGATTGCAAAAGAATATTCAGGTGGTCGTGTAGAAATTTTGTCAGATGAGTGCAGTGTAAATAGAGATATGGTTAATAAAAAGGAAACTGAATCAAAGCTTTTTTTGTTATCAGAAAGATTAGATAATGAGCATATGTTAGGTAAAGATAATGCAGAATATAGTTATTTAATATCATTTGCTTCAAGTCAGATGGTATTGGCTTATGCCAACAAAAGCAAATTTTCTTCAATAATAAATCAGGAAAATTGGCCATATTATCTAAGAAAAAAAGAGGTTTCTTTTGGTTTAGTCAATAACTTTAATAGAATATGCAATGTGAGACCACTGCTTGCTTTAAAGCTTGCAGCGTACAACTACTCACAGCCTGGACTTTATGATACTCTATATAACCATTCTGTAAAATTTGAAAGTTTTGATTCTATGGTTTCATCATTAAAAAATGGTGAAATAGATTACTTCATTACTTATAAATCATCTGCAATAGAGAATGGTTTAAAGTACATAGA comes from Deferrivibrio essentukiensis and encodes:
- a CDS encoding acyl-CoA dehydrogenase, translated to MNFELSQDHKVLRDTVKDFVNNEIRPIAMDIDKNHEIPSTLMKKIGEMGFLGTYIPEEYGGAGLDYFSYIIVVEEVSKACGSTGVMISAHTSLACDPIYQFGNEEQKKEFLPKLASGEKIGCILLTEPEAGSDVANISTTYKEDGDNYIINGSKIFITNGGFKGIGVVFATKDKSLQHKGISAFIVDLESEGVEILKNEEKLGIRGSYTTAFALDNVKVPKKNLLGKEGDGFKIAMETLNGGRIGIAAQALGIAEGAFDKALAYAQERKQFGKPLSAFQAIQFKIADMATKIEASKLITYKAAWLKDMKKTNAIESAMAKMYASETATFVTKEAIQIHGGYGYICEYEVERMFRDAKITEIYEGTNEVQRIVISKMLFK
- a CDS encoding substrate-binding domain-containing protein codes for the protein MRSKFVMPLTIIFLFGSVLNGLAVVKMYVPEVFRGAFAEIAKEYSGGRVEILSDECSVNRDMVNKKETESKLFLLSERLDNEHMLGKDNAEYSYLISFASSQMVLAYANKSKFSSIINQENWPYYLRKKEVSFGLVNNFNRICNVRPLLALKLAAYNYSQPGLYDTLYNHSVKFESFDSMVSSLKNGEIDYFITYKSSAIENGLKYIELPNMVSLSDDCFREKYRKTYVDLPQSDGSLKRFYGDCISFMLAVKKDDSKSQEIADFIRFVLSDNSKAVLEKRGFNVSYSPEFRGRLQYLDGSLRGLVMYAGF
- a CDS encoding chalcone isomerase family protein; protein product: MKRLLVFLFVLAILPISGFSLTVEGVNIPDSYSFNGKDLVLNGTGLRKKFFVKVYVGALYLENKTKDVGSVMSMDSKVIKMHFLYKKVGAEKMREAFVEGFEDNGIKDIDRFRAFIELFNFDVVSSDELDLVIIGDALTVLYNGKNIGVFNDKMLAEAVLKVYFGDKPADNGLKEGMLGN
- a CDS encoding enoyl-CoA hydratase/isomerase family protein → MHYDFLKLETDKNILTLTISRPNALNALNGKVLDELECALYEASINKEIKVIIVTGDGEKAFVAGADIKEMLNLSVQEAVNFSRKGHDILKLIRKMSQPVIAAVNGYALGGGFEMALACDIIYASQNAKFGFPEVTLGIIPGFGGTQNLSRITGEKIASELIFTGNMITAEKAKQLNIINEVFSSKDELLENAIKTAEKIASNSSIAISSAKDAILNGINMPLEDSYRYESTLFGNLFATEDQKEGMTAFTEKRKANFKGL
- a CDS encoding MerR family transcriptional regulator, with translation MKIEGNDYFQIGEVATMLGVTTRTIRYYEEIGLMTHPKRLDGGIRVYDKDDIKRLKFILKLKELGISLKEMQELADIYKVHQTPDNIMPKLVEILDAHISKIDAKIAKLASLRNDILEYKAKVIEVTKLKFGG